The following proteins are encoded in a genomic region of Ornithodoros turicata isolate Travis chromosome 6, ASM3712646v1, whole genome shotgun sequence:
- the LOC135397384 gene encoding uncharacterized protein LOC135397384 isoform X4 has translation MKRLRLQCIGIILAGSASYVESETMMYSFHLVWVGSSSVLLVASLAFLKGVGDKLPKFMVPWLIVIVPYILWIIGAGIWAALYSKVRFVTAPLIFAFAVIEGYFLLCASSYYRLLLREHR, from the exons ATGAAACGACTGCGA ttaCAATGTATCGGTATCATCCTTGCTGGATCCGCCTCTTACGTAGAATCGGAGACAA TGATGTACAGCTTTCACCTGGTGTGGGTTGGTTCGTCGTCCGTTCTACTCGTAGCCTCGCTCGCCTTCCTTAAAGGTGTTGGGGAT AAGTTGCCCAAATTCATGGTTCCTTGGCTTATCGTCATCGTTCCCTACATCTTGTGGATCATAGGCGCTGGAATCTGGGCTGCACTCTATTCGAAG GTTAGATTCGTTACGGCACCTCTAATATTCGCCTTTGCAGTCATCGAG GGCTATTTCCTGCTGTGCGCGTCTTCCTACTACCGTCTTCTGTTGCGTGAACACCGCTGA
- the LOC135397384 gene encoding uncharacterized protein LOC135397384 isoform X2, with product MLSFFGFVDLRTGNIIIGLLSVLQCIGIILAGSASYVESETMMYSFHLVWVGSSSVLLVASLAFLKGVGDKLPKFMVPWLIVIVPYILWIIGAGIWAALYSKIRYGTSNIRLCSHRGLFPAVRVFLLPSSVA from the exons ATGTTGTCTTTCTTTGGGTTTGTTGATTTGCGTACGGGCAATATTATTATTGGGCTCCTGTCAGTG ttaCAATGTATCGGTATCATCCTTGCTGGATCCGCCTCTTACGTAGAATCGGAGACAA TGATGTACAGCTTTCACCTGGTGTGGGTTGGTTCGTCGTCCGTTCTACTCGTAGCCTCGCTCGCCTTCCTTAAAGGTGTTGGGGAT AAGTTGCCCAAATTCATGGTTCCTTGGCTTATCGTCATCGTTCCCTACATCTTGTGGATCATAGGCGCTGGAATCTGGGCTGCACTCTATTCGAAG ATTCGTTACGGCACCTCTAATATTCGCCTTTGCAGTCATCGAG GGCTATTTCCTGCTGTGCGCGTCTTCCTACTACCGTCTTCTGTTGCGTGA
- the LOC135397384 gene encoding uncharacterized protein LOC135397384 isoform X1 → MLSFFGFVDLRTGNIIIGLLSVLQCIGIILAGSASYVESETMMYSFHLVWVGSSSVLLVASLAFLKGVGDKLPKFMVPWLIVIVPYILWIIGAGIWAALYSKVRFVTAPLIFAFAVIEGYFLLCASSYYRLLLREHR, encoded by the exons ATGTTGTCTTTCTTTGGGTTTGTTGATTTGCGTACGGGCAATATTATTATTGGGCTCCTGTCAGTG ttaCAATGTATCGGTATCATCCTTGCTGGATCCGCCTCTTACGTAGAATCGGAGACAA TGATGTACAGCTTTCACCTGGTGTGGGTTGGTTCGTCGTCCGTTCTACTCGTAGCCTCGCTCGCCTTCCTTAAAGGTGTTGGGGAT AAGTTGCCCAAATTCATGGTTCCTTGGCTTATCGTCATCGTTCCCTACATCTTGTGGATCATAGGCGCTGGAATCTGGGCTGCACTCTATTCGAAG GTTAGATTCGTTACGGCACCTCTAATATTCGCCTTTGCAGTCATCGAG GGCTATTTCCTGCTGTGCGCGTCTTCCTACTACCGTCTTCTGTTGCGTGAACACCGCTGA
- the LOC135397384 gene encoding uncharacterized protein LOC135397384 isoform X3 translates to MKFIFGTQANLQCIGIILAGSASYVESETMMYSFHLVWVGSSSVLLVASLAFLKGVGDKLPKFMVPWLIVIVPYILWIIGAGIWAALYSKVRFVTAPLIFAFAVIEGYFLLCASSYYRLLLREHR, encoded by the exons ttaCAATGTATCGGTATCATCCTTGCTGGATCCGCCTCTTACGTAGAATCGGAGACAA TGATGTACAGCTTTCACCTGGTGTGGGTTGGTTCGTCGTCCGTTCTACTCGTAGCCTCGCTCGCCTTCCTTAAAGGTGTTGGGGAT AAGTTGCCCAAATTCATGGTTCCTTGGCTTATCGTCATCGTTCCCTACATCTTGTGGATCATAGGCGCTGGAATCTGGGCTGCACTCTATTCGAAG GTTAGATTCGTTACGGCACCTCTAATATTCGCCTTTGCAGTCATCGAG GGCTATTTCCTGCTGTGCGCGTCTTCCTACTACCGTCTTCTGTTGCGTGAACACCGCTGA
- the LOC135397388 gene encoding multiple coagulation factor deficiency protein 2 homolog: protein MNKALLAAVVLSTCWAQHQHQQPQMGVPQMGVPQVGGPQMGAPQQQQYMQQQYGTPQHQQGYMQQPQQGLAAQQGGSFIHNKAHVQDRAHIQEHLSEVVGNNQDLSKMSEEELQFHYFKLHDSDDNNKLDGLELIKSLIHWHVEESKHIQQQQGQQAGQQTPPHVQHGTTKLFTDQELSALIDPILEMDDRNRDGFIDYPEFVAAQKQRGF from the exons ATGAACAAAGCGCTGTTAGCTGCAGTAGTGCTGAGTACGTGCTGGGCTCAGCATCAGCATCAACAGCCTCAGATGGGAGTACCTCAAATGGGCGTACCTCAGGTTGGAGGGCCTCAGATGGGAGCTCCACAACAGCAGCAGTATATGCAACAGCAATATGGGACGCCTCAACACCAACAAGG CTACATGCAGCAGCCTCAACAAGGGCTGGCTGCCCAACAGGGAGGCAGCTTCATCCACAACAAGGCCCACGTCCAAGATCGCGCCCACATCCAAGAACACCTGAGTGAAGTCGTCGGCAACAACCAGGACCTGAGCAAAATGTCAGAGGAAGAACTTCAGTTCCACTACTTTAAGCTCCACGACAGCGATGACAATAACAAGTTGGATGGATTAGAACTGATAAAGTCCCTCATCCACTGGCATGTCGAGGAAAGTAAACACATTCAGCAGCAACAAGGACAACAGGCGGGACAACAGACACCACCTCATGTGCAACACGGAACTACCAAACTCTTCACGGACCAGGAACTGTCCGCCCTCATCGACCCCATCTTGGAGATGGACGATCGGAATCGAGATGGATTCATAGACTATCCAGAGTTTGTGGCTGCACAGAAACAGAGAGGGTTTTAA
- the LOC135397386 gene encoding isoaspartyl peptidase/L-asparaginase-like isoform X1, giving the protein MAEISGGCPLQKVNMPCLPVLVVHGGAARIPQSLESPKHTGLLQALDAGFELLTRPDAETAALDAVEEAVRVLESLPSFNAGYGSSLTVDGRVEMDALVMEGTRGRAGAVGAARRVAHPVTVARRVMEKTEHILLVGDAADQFAAEVGLPLVDNDSLVSDLARKRLEEHKTFNGTVSSTINDKPMEHDTVGAVAVDSRGRVACATSTGGLTGQRKGRVGDTPIVGAGGIADDTLGAVSTTGHGEAIMRACLSKHILFLLQQGLSPQTAVDKSLEYMKHLTKGGCGGAILVTPKGEVAVGFNTVQMAWASRDRNSSHWGLWPGQKDCL; this is encoded by the exons ATGGCGGAGATAAGCG GTGGTTGTCCTTTACAGAAGGTGAATATGCCGTGTCTACCCGTTCTCGTTGTGCATGGTGGTGCTGCAAGGATACCCCAGTCCCTAGAAAGTCCTAAACATACAGGTTTGCTGCAAGCACTAGATGCTGGTTTTGAGCTCCTGACCAGACCTGACGCGGAGACAGCCGCCCTGGATGCCGTTGAAGAAGCTGTTCGAGTGTTAGAATCCCTTCCAAGTTTCAATGCTG GGTATGGCTCCTCATTGACAGTGGATGGTCGAGTGGAAATGGATGCTCTCGTAATGGAGGGTACTCGGGGCAGAGCCGGAGCTGTAGGAGCTGCGCGGAGAGTCGCCCACCCAGTCACGGTGGCCAGACGTGTTATGGAGAAG ACGGAGCACATCCTATTGGTTGGAGATGCGGCCGACCAATTTGCCGCAGAAGTTGGTCTTCCCCTGGTAGACAACGACAGCCTCGTCTCCGACTTGGCCAGGAAGCGCCTCGAGGAACACAAAACATTTAATGGAACCGTCTCCTCCACGATAAATGATAAACC GATGGAGCACGACACAGTGGGTGCCGTGGCCGTCGACTCGAGGGGACGTGTTGCCTGTGCCACGTCCACCGGGGGTCTCACTGGTCAGCGCAAGGGGCGAGTAGGGGACACTCCAATTGTAGGGGCTGGGGGTATCGCCGACGACACTCTAGGGGCGGTCTCTACGACGGGCCACGGAGAAGCCATCATGCGCGCTTGCCTTTCCAAGCACATTCTCTTCCTTCTACAGCAAG GACTTTCGCCCCAAACGGCTGTGGACAAATCCTTAGAGTACATGAAGCATCTGACGAAAGGTGGCTGTGGTGGAGCCATCTTGGTGACACCCAAAGGAGAAGTAGCAGTGGGTTTTAACACTGTCCAAATGGCATGGGCTTCTCGTGATAGAAACTCCTCTCACTGGGGGCTCTGGCCAGGCCAGAAAGACTGCCTTTAG
- the LOC135397386 gene encoding isoaspartyl peptidase/L-asparaginase-like isoform X2, translating to MPCLPVLVVHGGAARIPQSLESPKHTGLLQALDAGFELLTRPDAETAALDAVEEAVRVLESLPSFNAGYGSSLTVDGRVEMDALVMEGTRGRAGAVGAARRVAHPVTVARRVMEKTEHILLVGDAADQFAAEVGLPLVDNDSLVSDLARKRLEEHKTFNGTVSSTINDKPMEHDTVGAVAVDSRGRVACATSTGGLTGQRKGRVGDTPIVGAGGIADDTLGAVSTTGHGEAIMRACLSKHILFLLQQGLSPQTAVDKSLEYMKHLTKGGCGGAILVTPKGEVAVGFNTVQMAWASRDRNSSHWGLWPGQKDCL from the exons ATGCCGTGTCTACCCGTTCTCGTTGTGCATGGTGGTGCTGCAAGGATACCCCAGTCCCTAGAAAGTCCTAAACATACAGGTTTGCTGCAAGCACTAGATGCTGGTTTTGAGCTCCTGACCAGACCTGACGCGGAGACAGCCGCCCTGGATGCCGTTGAAGAAGCTGTTCGAGTGTTAGAATCCCTTCCAAGTTTCAATGCTG GGTATGGCTCCTCATTGACAGTGGATGGTCGAGTGGAAATGGATGCTCTCGTAATGGAGGGTACTCGGGGCAGAGCCGGAGCTGTAGGAGCTGCGCGGAGAGTCGCCCACCCAGTCACGGTGGCCAGACGTGTTATGGAGAAG ACGGAGCACATCCTATTGGTTGGAGATGCGGCCGACCAATTTGCCGCAGAAGTTGGTCTTCCCCTGGTAGACAACGACAGCCTCGTCTCCGACTTGGCCAGGAAGCGCCTCGAGGAACACAAAACATTTAATGGAACCGTCTCCTCCACGATAAATGATAAACC GATGGAGCACGACACAGTGGGTGCCGTGGCCGTCGACTCGAGGGGACGTGTTGCCTGTGCCACGTCCACCGGGGGTCTCACTGGTCAGCGCAAGGGGCGAGTAGGGGACACTCCAATTGTAGGGGCTGGGGGTATCGCCGACGACACTCTAGGGGCGGTCTCTACGACGGGCCACGGAGAAGCCATCATGCGCGCTTGCCTTTCCAAGCACATTCTCTTCCTTCTACAGCAAG GACTTTCGCCCCAAACGGCTGTGGACAAATCCTTAGAGTACATGAAGCATCTGACGAAAGGTGGCTGTGGTGGAGCCATCTTGGTGACACCCAAAGGAGAAGTAGCAGTGGGTTTTAACACTGTCCAAATGGCATGGGCTTCTCGTGATAGAAACTCCTCTCACTGGGGGCTCTGGCCAGGCCAGAAAGACTGCCTTTAG